The DNA region ATCACCAAACAATACGCAAGTGCGCCGATCTTCCCAATCTACCCAGCGAGAGAGGATATCTGCCCCAATCAACAGTACGTTTTTATAAACACCTGTTCTAATGTATTGGGCTGCTGTAACGAGACCAAATACAAAGCCAGAGCAGGCTGCTGTCAAGTCAAAAGCTACTGCATTGGTGGCTCCCAATTGCGCCTGTACTTGACAAGCACTACCAAATAAATCATCAGGGGTGGAAGTTGCTAGCAGAATTAGGTCTAGGTCTTCTGGTTTAATTCCCGAAGCTGCGATCGCCTGACTGCTGGCGGCAGTAGCTAGCACACTCAAGGACTCAGATGGCAGGGCTAATCGCCGTTGACGAATTCCAGTTCTTGTAGTTATCCACTCATCTGATGTTTCAACTACTTCACTCAATGTCTGGTTATGTAGGGAAGTTGCTGGCACTGCCGAGCCACTTCCGGTAATTGCTACGCCTAAATTTTGCACTCCTAATCTCCCAAGCTATCAGCTTTTTGTCTCTTGTCTTTTATCAGTTGTCTTTTATCAGTTGTCATTGGTCATTTGTCCTTTGCCAGTTGTCCTTTGTCCTTTGCAAATGACTAATGACCAATGACTAATGACTTATGACTTATGACTTATGACCAATGACTAACCGCTTTCGCGCTCTAGGATATATTGGGACTGAATGCGTTGTAGCACCTGGTTGTCAACAGCTTCTTTTGCCATGCGAATTGCATTAAAAATTGAAGGAGCTTGTGAGCTACCGTGACCGATAAAACAGACTCCGGCCACGCCTAGCAGTAAAGCGCCACCGTGTTCTGCGTGATCCATGCGCTGCTTAATCCGCTTCAGGTTTGGTTTTAAGAGTGCTGAACCGATTTGACCGTGTAATCCTTGAGGTAATTCTTCCCGCAGAATTTGCAGAATCACTTCTCCGACGGCTTCGGCAAATTTTAATAATACATTGCCCACAAAGCCATCGCAGACAATCACATCAAAGCGACCGGAAAGCACATCACGCCCTTCGGCATTGCCAATAAAATTAATTTGAGAATTTTCGCGTAGTAGTTGGTGAGCGCGGACAGATGCATCATTGCCTTTAGAGTCTTCTTCACCGATATTCAGCAAACCTACCTTCGGTTCAGTTGTACCTAAAACATATTGACTGTAAGCCGATCCCATGACGGCAAACTGCTCTAAAAACTTCGGACGGCAATCTACATTCGCGCCGACATCAAGTACTAACACTGGCTTACCAGCAATAATCGTGGGGAAAACAGTCCCTATGGCTGGGCGGTCAATTCCTGGCAATCGTCCTAAGCGGAGCAAAGCAGATGCCATTGCTGCCCCAGAGTGACCGGCAGAAAACACGGCATCTGCTTTTTGCTGCTTGACTAAATCCATCGCCACATTGATAGATGCCTTGCGTTTGCGTCTAACTGCATTTAAAGGCTCCTCATCCATAGCGATCGCTTCCTGTGCAGTCACGATCTCCACCTGCCCTAAATTCGTTTTTGGCGGCAAGGCAGCTTCTATTTGTTGAGGATCACCAACTAGTAATATATCTACACCCAATTCTTCCCTTGCTCGCAATGCGCCAGCAACGATTTCACCGGGTGCGTGATCCCCCCCCATTGCGTCAATTGCGATCCTTACGCGAGTCGATCCCATTGCTCACAGTTTCTAGAAACCTTACAAATTTTACCAGATGGCAAAGCCCGAAAAAGCTTAACTTTCTGACTGCCAAATTATTTCTGTTACTATTGCAACAATTTTTGCTGGCAAGCTCAAGATAGCACGAATTTGGGCATTGGGGATTGGGGATTGGGGATTGGGGATTGGGGATTGGGGATTGGGCATTGGGGATTGGGCATTGGGCATTGGGGATTGGGCATTGGGGATTGGGCATTGATTATTCGCCTCATCTCCCTGATCTCCCTCATCTCCCTGATCTTCCCCTGCTTCCCCTGCTTCCCCTGCTCCCCCTACTCCCTACTCCCCACTCCCTTCTACCCAATTAACTAGCGTCCGAACGCCGTAGCCGGTTGCTCCTGCCCCGTTGTAGCCATTTTCTTTATCTGTCCACACTGGGCCAGCAATATCTAAGTGCGCCCAAGGTGTATCTTTGACGAATTGCTTAAGGAAAAGGGCGGCGGTAATAGAACCACCTGGACGCGGGCCAGTATTTTTCATGTCCGCAATGCCAGACTTTAGCCCTTCAAAATATTTTTCTTCCATTGGCATCCGCCAAATCTTTTCTCCTGAAGTTTGGGCAGCTTTCTCTAATTGAGAAGCTACAGCATCATCAGGAGTGTACAAACCAGCAATATCCTCACCCAAGGCTATGACGTTAGCGCCGGTTAGGGTGGCTAAATCCACGATCGCATCTAATCCCAATTTGTCGGCAAACACCAAGGCATCTGCTAGGGTCAAACGTCCTTCAGCGTCGGTGTTGTTCACTTCGATTGTTTTGCCGTTTGATGCTGTAAGAATGTCTCCAGGGTGCATGGCGCGACCGCTAATCATGTTTTCAGCCACCGCCGAGATGAAGTGAACCTCAACATCTGGCTTAATTTGAGCAATTGCTTTTGCCGCGCCCAAAGTAGCAGCTGCACCCCCCATATCCATTTTCATGGTTTCGATGCCGCTACCTGCACCTTTAATGTTGAGTCCGCCGGAATCGAAGGTTACACCTTTGCCAATTATTGCTAGTTTCTTTTTGGGTGTACCTTCTGGCTTGTAAGTCAGATGAATAAATTTAGGTGGCAACTCGGAAGCTTGGGCTACTCCCAAAAAAGCACCCATGCCCAACTTTTCACAGTCTTCTTTTTCCAGAATTTCTACTTGTAAACCGTGGTCTTTAGCGATCGCTTGAGCAGTTTGGGCTAAAGTAATTGGTGTTACTGCATTAGCTGGTGCTGCTACTAACTCTCGGGCCAAGTTTACGCCTGACACAATTTGATTGGCGCGGGTGATGGCTGCTTCTTGTCCACTGAATCCTAGTAATTCTACGGTTTCTATTTGTGAACCTTTATCTTCTGGTTCTGATTTAAAGCGATTATCTTGGTAAAGTGCCAATTCTATACCTTCTGCGATCGCTTGGGCGCTTGCGGCTGGATCGTTATTCCACAATGGGAAATTAAATCCCAAAATTTTGCTTTTTTGCTTTTTTGCCACTCTAGCTACAGCAGCAGCAGCGCGTCGCAAAGTGTCGAGTTTTAGTGCATCTGGTTTACCTAAGCCTACCAAAATCAATTTCCGCACTGGGCTACCAGGATTCACACGCGTGAAGATGGTACTGTTGGCTTTACCTTTAAATTCTTCTTCAGCAATTAGTTCTTTTAATACCCCGGAAAACTTTTGATCTAAAGTTGCCAATTCTCCAGTTAACTCTACTGCATCTTCAAATAATCCAATTGCCAAACTATCGCCTGCCCACTCTAGCAAAGGCTGATCACTAAGTTGAATTGTCATGTTGGGATTTTGTGTAAATATTCCTTCTTGTACCAGTATTGCTCAAATTTCTTGTTTCATCATGTGAGGGCATTGAAAGCAGGAGTTACGATTCTCAGCTTTTGGTGGTGTTTGGCGTGTGGCGTTTGCTTTTGATCCATTGAGATAAGCCATTTTATTGGTTGCAGGTGACAAATCCGGTATTAGCCAAAAACTTTTTTACAAACACTTAATTCAAAAGGCTGATGCACGCTACAAGAGTCATCTTAAAAAATTAAAAGAGGAAGGATAAGAAGAATGGGTAAAAGCCTAAGAGAAAAAATTAAAGAACAGCCAATAGAAAGCCAAATAAAAATTTAAAGCCGCGCTCAGGAATTAATAGCTCAGGAATTAACTAGGCAAAAACTTAGACTAGATAAAAGGAAAAGGTTTAAAAAAAGAGAGGTAGTTATATAGGATTACTATTTGATTTTTGAACGAAATTAAGTATTGTAGAGTGTGTTAGAACGGAGTTCGTAACGCACTATGAACACGAGTTTGATGCCGTACTCTCTGTGCTAACACATCCTACGTATATTTTCTCCAAATCAAACCGGATTCCTATATTTGGAAAAAAAATGATGATAGAGCATTAATTTAGTAAAACACTAGAAAAGCCTGCCAAACTTCAATGGCTTGGCAGTCTTTAAAGTTATTAAAAATGGCTAGTTTTGTGTCTGATATAGGAATCATATTTGATTTTTGAACAAAATTAGTGTGTTAGTATTGTAGGGTGTGTTAGAACGCAGTTCGTAACGCACCAAACCCTTGATGATGGTGCGTTACGCTGTCGCTAACACACCCTACGTATCTTTTCATAAATCAAATACTAGTCCTATACTAGTGAACTTTGCTTATAACTCCACTTTTTAATGCTCTATGCCGCAATTTTATTTTTGTCAATATCAAATTTGCTGGTGATCGCCTCTATTATTCTTTGTTCAGCTGGTGTAATCTTATTGTCAAGCTGGGCAATTTTGTAACACTGAGCCAGCAATGGTATAGCAAAATCACGATTCAGTTGATTGAGTAGTATATCCAAACACTTAAGTGATTTGATATTTTGGGCAATGGTATCCAACGAGTTATGACTGAGATTTACAGCTTGTAATTCTGGCAAAATTTCTTCCCAAGTCTTCTCTGGATGACTAGCGAGGATCATGTGAACTAAAATTTGATCCATGAGGGCTTGTTGAGCGATCGCAGTTTCTAAATACTTTTCACTCTCTGCTTTTAATGTTACTAGTGTCTGTGGCGATGAGAACGAATTTGATTCCTCTAGCTTGGCTTCGTAAAATCGACAAGCAGCATACCCCAATGAATAAATCATCGTCGCATTTGAACTAGCTCCAATTACCGCACCCGCCAAGGGTATATTTCGCAGCAAGCCTAATCCCGCAGCTTTCAATAGACGACCTCCACCCAAGCCTAGACCAAAAATTGCCAAAATTTCACCTTTACGCGCAGGATCTTTTAAATCTAGCCCGTAGACAGATGCAATCTGATAAAGCATTTCTGACTGAATTTTGGTTGTGGCTGTTAAATCAATTGCCAACAATGCAACTGCTAATCCTGGCAAAACACTTGTTGCTAGTCCAACTGTGCCTGCTTGAGTTGCTTTTTCCACCATGATTCGGTGAGCAATCTGGCTAGCTGATTCATTTGGATACTGTTGTTTGAGCTTGTTTACCGCAACTTCTGCTTTTTCCAAATCAACAGCGTCAGTAGTACCAATTAGCCAATTTAGATTTAATACTCCAGATAGCTTTCTAATCAACCAATTTTCGTTGAGGCGATTCACAAATTGACCGCTACTTTGAGTTGTTTGCTCAATAAACTTGTGTGTTTCTTTCGCTGTCGTTTCTCCCACCTCTACTGCTGTGTCTAAAACTGCTTTGCCAGTCTCAGCAACAGTTTTAATAAAAAACTCTACTATAGACGGTTCATTTTCTACTGATGATTGAGCCTGGATTTGTACTTCTGAAGTTTCTCTGGGTGAATTAACTGATTTATTCACTTCTATTTCTTGTGGTTTGTCTGCCATTGCTTGACACCATCTTGTAAAGCCTCTCTTTTGGTTATAGCGAAATTATGAGCGGCTCTACATCCCTCTATAAACGTAAATATCAGTTTCAGATTAACTATTTTCTTTTCTGAATAACTGTCTTAATCCATCAACAATAGGAACATATTGCTCAGGGGTGAGTGTTCCCAAATACGCCAAAACTCGATTTATATCTAATCCCCGCGTTTGATCTAGTAAGACAATGGAAGACAGAGACAAACCACCAGCACCACACCAGCTAACAAACGCGGATATAAGCTGGGATTATTAAACCAATTCGCAATTCGCAATGGGCTAACGCCCCGCTCCGCTAACGCAATTCGCAATTACGTTTTGTGACGGAGATTTAGACCCCGACACAAAACGTGCTGCCTATCTTGCTGGGGACTTAAACCCCCAAAGTTCGTTAAAGGTGCAATCATTAGCATTGGATAGCGGACTTCTCGCCAAGGTATACCGACCACTATAGCAGGTCGAGTTCCTTGCTGTTCACGTCCTCTAGGAGTACTAGTAGGCAAATTTACTATAACTACGTCCCCACATTCAAGCAAATCAGCTTGGAGCATTCTTGCCACCAACAACTTTTAGCCCAACTCCAGGGATATATTCTAATGGCTTGCCTTTTGGCTGTCCTTGGGAACCCCAATCATAAGAGTCTTCTGGAAATAAATTTCCTTCGCTTTGATTAATTTCGTCATTTAATAATTGCCACAGTTGATGTTTTTCTTCTAAAGGAAGGTTAGCAATGGCATCTAGAAGTCAGTTTGACAGTTGTTGTGGTCATAGTGGGTTTTGAGTTTGTTTAATTAATTTTTATTTGATGCGATCGCGCCTCACCCTATCATCTCACTTCTAGCCCCCTACCTATATCAGCATTACTTTCTAAAAAGTCGTTATCCTTAAGAATTTCGTAGAGATTAATATCTTCTTCTAGCAAGCAAGCGTGTCCACAATGGGGCAATACTACAATTTTGGTATTTGGTAAGATATTCCCTATCCGCTTTACTTCAGTTACAGAAGGTAAAAGGCGATCGCTACCACCAGCAATCAGCAAAACTGGTTGAGTTAAGCAACCTAGCTGTTCGTTATCAATCTCAAATTCTCGCAGTAAAGACAACCGCCAAAGAACGGTTTCTGGCGGCACAGAACGCATAGTTTTCAGCAGTTCATGGCGATCGCTCCGAGAAATGCGTGGCAAAGATGCTATAAATGGCAACAATCCCAGTGCGCCAACATCATACAATTCTGATGGCACTAAGTAAGTTATTTGCGATGCCCAATTCAACCAAGGGCGAAGACGAAAGGACGAAGCTGGGTTAATTAAGATAATTCGCTTAAATAAATGCGGTGTTTGAATCGCTACTTTCATTGCCAAGCAACCACCAAAGGATTCACCACACAGGTAAACTGCCCTTTGAGAGCTTTTTTCTAATTCGGCGTAGATTAAGTCCAATACACTTTTCGCTAACACATCCCAAGTGTTAAGGTCTTTGCGTGGGATCGCTAAACAACGGACATCAAAGCCAGTTTCTAATCCAGCCGTTTGCGATCGCAATAGTTGACCAGTTCCATCCATTCCTGGCAAATATACTAACAGGGGATACTCTGGCTTGACTCGTTTAGGAGTTAGAAAACAAGGATTTAGCTCAACTTCTTGGATAGTCATTTGTCATTGGTCATTGGTCATTGGTCATTAATCAATGGTATAAAACTTTTGGATTGCTAATTGTTGCTGTTACGAGCTTCGGACTTTTGAGAAAAAATAAAAAAGGCTTGGGAACAAGCTAAATGTTAGTCGTGAAGACAATCCAAAATTTAAAATCGAATGGCTTTAATAGCAACCTTGACGCAGTAAATCACTAATTTCACCATGACAATGTTCTGTCAGTTCAGCCACAACAGTTCTGGCTTGCTTGCCGTGATATTTTTTTTGATGTTGGGGCGTAATCCAATAAGGGCGACCGATTAACACTGCAACCCGACGATAAAGTACCAAAGGATGCCAACCGCTTTGGTTAAATAAAGGTTCTGAAGGGTCAAATAGACTTAAAAGCCTTAAGGGGAAGCCAGAAGTGTTTACTTCTTCTAAGGAAGCGATCGCGATCGGCAAAATTGCTAAATCCTGCACATCAGCCCGTAATGCCAAATGAGCAAATCCTCGTTGAAACTCACCCACCATGTTTGGCACAGTAAATTTCACCATTGGTTCAGTTCCTTCTGGAAATACTCCTACCATCTGCTTGGACTGCAATAGCACCTGCGATTGCGAAAAAAAGCTTTGCTGACGGTTTTGAGTCTCTTCCAAAGGAAAACACCCCAATTGTCCGGTGACAATCTCCCGCATTACTGGCACTTGTCCCATGTAGTGATGGCAAGCAAAGCGAATCGGACTCGATAACGCCGCCATTAAAATTAGTGCATCCATAAAGCTGCGGTGATTGCTGACTACCAAAACGCTGGCATCCTGGGGAATGCGATCCTCGTAATAACGAAACATTTGGGTTGAAAGCGCCGCCACCAAAGCGCGAGAAATTTCTAGGGGGCTATTTCGACTCATACCTAATCAATATATTTTTCCGGTAAATATGGCAGTTTATTTTAATTTAATTTTTACATTTCTTTACGACTGCCATGACCGTCTTAAGATAGAAATATCTAATCCACAAAACCAGATAGATTTTCCGGATTCTGGATTATGTATTTTTGATCACAATATTTTCTAATAGAAAGTATACAAAAAAATTATGAGAATGATTCACTGTTGTAGGCAAAAATGAGTTGAATTGATGCATATTACAAAACAATTTTTGATCTGAAAAGTTTGCTATTATTAAGGTATTATTGGAAAAAATAGAAATAATATTGTA from Nostoc commune NIES-4072 includes:
- the plsX gene encoding phosphate acyltransferase PlsX, which gives rise to MGSTRVRIAIDAMGGDHAPGEIVAGALRAREELGVDILLVGDPQQIEAALPPKTNLGQVEIVTAQEAIAMDEEPLNAVRRKRKASINVAMDLVKQQKADAVFSAGHSGAAMASALLRLGRLPGIDRPAIGTVFPTIIAGKPVLVLDVGANVDCRPKFLEQFAVMGSAYSQYVLGTTEPKVGLLNIGEEDSKGNDASVRAHQLLRENSQINFIGNAEGRDVLSGRFDVIVCDGFVGNVLLKFAEAVGEVILQILREELPQGLHGQIGSALLKPNLKRIKQRMDHAEHGGALLLGVAGVCFIGHGSSQAPSIFNAIRMAKEAVDNQVLQRIQSQYILERESG
- a CDS encoding lysophospholipid acyltransferase family protein, which gives rise to MSRNSPLEISRALVAALSTQMFRYYEDRIPQDASVLVVSNHRSFMDALILMAALSSPIRFACHHYMGQVPVMREIVTGQLGCFPLEETQNRQQSFFSQSQVLLQSKQMVGVFPEGTEPMVKFTVPNMVGEFQRGFAHLALRADVQDLAILPIAIASLEEVNTSGFPLRLLSLFDPSEPLFNQSGWHPLVLYRRVAVLIGRPYWITPQHQKKYHGKQARTVVAELTEHCHGEISDLLRQGCY
- a CDS encoding alpha/beta fold hydrolase, yielding MQEVELNPCFLTPKRVKPEYPLLVYLPGMDGTGQLLRSQTAGLETGFDVRCLAIPRKDLNTWDVLAKSVLDLIYAELEKSSQRAVYLCGESFGGCLAMKVAIQTPHLFKRIILINPASSFRLRPWLNWASQITYLVPSELYDVGALGLLPFIASLPRISRSDRHELLKTMRSVPPETVLWRLSLLREFEIDNEQLGCLTQPVLLIAGGSDRLLPSVTEVKRIGNILPNTKIVVLPHCGHACLLEEDINLYEILKDNDFLESNADIGRGLEVR
- a CDS encoding leucyl aminopeptidase encodes the protein MTIQLSDQPLLEWAGDSLAIGLFEDAVELTGELATLDQKFSGVLKELIAEEEFKGKANSTIFTRVNPGSPVRKLILVGLGKPDALKLDTLRRAAAAVARVAKKQKSKILGFNFPLWNNDPAASAQAIAEGIELALYQDNRFKSEPEDKGSQIETVELLGFSGQEAAITRANQIVSGVNLARELVAAPANAVTPITLAQTAQAIAKDHGLQVEILEKEDCEKLGMGAFLGVAQASELPPKFIHLTYKPEGTPKKKLAIIGKGVTFDSGGLNIKGAGSGIETMKMDMGGAAATLGAAKAIAQIKPDVEVHFISAVAENMISGRAMHPGDILTASNGKTIEVNNTDAEGRLTLADALVFADKLGLDAIVDLATLTGANVIALGEDIAGLYTPDDAVASQLEKAAQTSGEKIWRMPMEEKYFEGLKSGIADMKNTGPRPGGSITAALFLKQFVKDTPWAHLDIAGPVWTDKENGYNGAGATGYGVRTLVNWVEGSGE
- a CDS encoding type II toxin-antitoxin system PemK/MazF family toxin, with product MLQADLLECGDVVIVNLPTSTPRGREQQGTRPAIVVGIPWREVRYPMLMIAPLTNFGGLSPQQDRQHVLCRGLNLRHKT
- a CDS encoding EcsC family protein translates to MADKPQEIEVNKSVNSPRETSEVQIQAQSSVENEPSIVEFFIKTVAETGKAVLDTAVEVGETTAKETHKFIEQTTQSSGQFVNRLNENWLIRKLSGVLNLNWLIGTTDAVDLEKAEVAVNKLKQQYPNESASQIAHRIMVEKATQAGTVGLATSVLPGLAVALLAIDLTATTKIQSEMLYQIASVYGLDLKDPARKGEILAIFGLGLGGGRLLKAAGLGLLRNIPLAGAVIGASSNATMIYSLGYAACRFYEAKLEESNSFSSPQTLVTLKAESEKYLETAIAQQALMDQILVHMILASHPEKTWEEILPELQAVNLSHNSLDTIAQNIKSLKCLDILLNQLNRDFAIPLLAQCYKIAQLDNKITPAEQRIIEAITSKFDIDKNKIAA